The following coding sequences lie in one Prevotella nigrescens genomic window:
- a CDS encoding outer membrane protein — MKKLLVLVCAAVMSISASAQKGEKAIGVNLSYGSEIKNAGIGVKGQYFLADRLRGEASVDYFFKKDYTSMWDINANLHYLFDIAPKTKVYPLVGLGYTNWNVELELLNHETIKATKERLAVNVGAGIQYELTNKVNVDAEVKYQIIDNYNQVVVGVGLAYKF; from the coding sequence ATGAAGAAACTATTAGTATTGGTATGTGCTGCCGTCATGAGCATTTCAGCATCAGCACAAAAGGGAGAAAAGGCGATAGGTGTAAACCTTTCGTACGGGTCAGAGATTAAAAATGCAGGTATTGGAGTAAAGGGTCAGTACTTCCTTGCGGACCGATTGAGAGGCGAAGCTTCCGTAGACTACTTCTTTAAGAAAGACTATACGTCTATGTGGGACATCAATGCGAACCTCCATTACCTGTTCGACATTGCCCCGAAGACAAAGGTTTATCCTCTCGTGGGATTGGGTTACACAAACTGGAACGTTGAACTCGAACTGTTAAACCATGAGACTATCAAGGCTACGAAGGAAAGGTTGGCAGTCAATGTCGGTGCCGGCATTCAGTACGAGCTTACAAATAAGGTAAACGTAGATGCCGAAGTGAAGTATCAAATCATAGACAACTACAACCAGGTGGTAGTTGGTGTGGGCTTGGCATATAAGTTTTAA
- a CDS encoding HutD family protein codes for MEIITPAQYKTTNWKGGTTRQIFICPADGDLSARRFDLRISSAIIEQTESNFSDFSSFTRYILPLEGEITLLRDGRRISLSHNELYRFEGDESISSENTPGAIDFNIIVRHGIGIDVAIMQDVQLTDDRETVVFALDDITIDGQHIDKYSTAIVSQSFFLEGRAAIARFR; via the coding sequence ATGGAAATTATAACCCCGGCACAGTACAAGACTACCAATTGGAAGGGAGGGACTACACGACAGATATTTATTTGTCCTGCCGATGGCGACCTATCCGCCCGTCGTTTCGACCTGCGCATATCGTCTGCCATCATAGAACAGACCGAAAGCAACTTCTCCGACTTCTCCAGCTTTACACGATACATACTTCCTTTGGAGGGCGAAATAACATTGTTGAGAGACGGACGACGCATTTCGCTTTCGCACAACGAGTTGTACAGGTTTGAAGGCGACGAGTCCATAAGTTCCGAAAACACGCCGGGGGCGATAGATTTCAACATTATAGTGCGCCACGGAATTGGCATCGACGTTGCCATTATGCAAGATGTGCAGCTGACCGACGACAGGGAAACGGTGGTATTTGCACTCGACGACATCACAATAGACGGACAACATATTGATAAATACAGCACTGCAATTGTCAGTCAATCGTTCTTTTTGGAAGGGCGTGCTGCCATTGCAAGGTTCAGATAG
- the purD gene encoding phosphoribosylamine--glycine ligase, with product MRILLLGSGGREHALAWKIAQSKKCGKLFIAPGNAGTEACGENVAIGVNEFEKLKTFAADNAIDMVVVGPEDPLVGGIYDDFRQDARTSHIPVIGPSKSGAVLEGSKDFAKGFMQRHSIPTAAYATFDSTTIEAGLKFLDTLKPPYVLKADGLAAGKGVLIVPTLDKAKHELRQMLGGMFGIASGKVVIEEFLSGIECSVFILTDGTNYKILPEAKDYKRIGEGDTGLNTGGMGSVSPVPFATAEWMQKVENRIIKPTVEGLKAEGIDYKGFIFFGLINVDGDPMVIEYNCRMGDPETESVMLRLKTDIVDLFEGVANGALDHCEIETDARSVVSIVLVSGGYPGAYTKGYPISNYDCSEFSVLFHNGTTMKDGQLVTNGGRVLTVASYGPTKDDALFKSFTEAEKIEFTGKYFRKDIGCDL from the coding sequence ATGAGGATATTATTGTTGGGCAGTGGCGGTCGCGAGCACGCTTTGGCATGGAAGATTGCACAAAGCAAAAAGTGCGGAAAGCTATTCATTGCGCCGGGTAACGCAGGCACAGAAGCTTGTGGCGAGAACGTTGCGATAGGTGTAAACGAGTTCGAAAAGCTTAAAACCTTTGCTGCAGACAACGCTATCGACATGGTAGTGGTAGGTCCTGAAGACCCATTGGTGGGCGGAATATACGACGATTTCAGGCAAGACGCACGCACAAGCCACATTCCTGTTATCGGTCCGTCTAAGTCTGGTGCCGTGCTCGAAGGCAGTAAGGACTTTGCAAAGGGCTTCATGCAGCGCCATTCCATTCCTACGGCAGCCTACGCCACCTTCGACAGCACCACGATAGAGGCTGGATTGAAGTTCCTTGATACCTTAAAGCCTCCTTATGTGCTCAAAGCCGATGGCTTGGCGGCAGGCAAAGGCGTGCTGATAGTGCCTACCTTGGACAAGGCAAAGCACGAATTAAGGCAGATGCTCGGGGGTATGTTCGGCATTGCGTCAGGAAAAGTCGTCATCGAAGAGTTCCTGTCAGGCATCGAATGTTCGGTGTTCATACTTACAGATGGCACGAATTACAAGATACTTCCGGAGGCAAAAGACTACAAACGCATCGGTGAGGGCGACACAGGACTTAACACTGGCGGCATGGGAAGTGTCTCTCCGGTGCCCTTTGCAACTGCCGAATGGATGCAAAAAGTAGAAAATCGCATTATAAAACCAACGGTAGAAGGACTGAAAGCAGAGGGAATAGACTATAAAGGCTTTATTTTCTTCGGTTTAATCAACGTAGATGGCGACCCAATGGTGATTGAATACAATTGCCGAATGGGCGACCCTGAAACCGAAAGCGTCATGTTGCGCCTGAAGACAGACATTGTAGACTTGTTCGAAGGGGTTGCAAACGGTGCGCTCGACCATTGTGAAATAGAAACGGACGCCCGTTCCGTGGTGAGCATTGTGCTGGTTAGCGGTGGCTATCCAGGTGCTTATACAAAGGGATACCCCATCAGCAACTACGATTGTTCAGAGTTTTCGGTGCTCTTCCACAATGGTACAACAATGAAAGATGGGCAACTTGTTACCAATGGAGGCAGGGTCTTGACAGTCGCCTCATACGGTCCGACCAAAGACGACGCCTTGTTCAAGAGCTTCACAGAAGCAGAAAAAATAGAGTTTACAGGCAAATACTTCCGCAAGGATATTGGTTGCGACCTATAA
- a CDS encoding S9 family peptidase — protein sequence MKTKNLIVSAGLAIATMGIALPDNVMAQKKFTLEDLNFGGKNFQNMRAENRYTTWWGDQIVHLDKDKCTIVNPNTLKETTLFTLDDINNIPSKSNIDRTVRSLYQVSFPSANQPLVQIATGKELLTVNFKTKWIEDAIEIVPGTQVQAYNKVSGAMAYVLKDQLFVCDKAGNINQLTTDGSRNIVYGEAVHRNEFGIKGGLFWSPSGNRLAFYRMDQSMVTDYPLVHIPEVDWKPAKGESRIATPEPTKYPMAGEKTHNVTVGVYDINTKKTIFLDAGDPTDRYFTNIQWSPDSKTIYMFELNRDQNDCRLVSYNAESGKQIAELYRETDAKYVEPTHPILFLPWNANQFVMLSQKDGYAHLYLFNKDGKRIKQITKGNWVVMDVLGFNNKAKSIVYVSNECSPIQRNTWAVNVENGTRTLLDNGKGYHYATLSDGGKYLVDNYTEPAVPRKIDIITIGTKRPAIKNWLTAKDPWAGYSVPEYSSGSLKADDGTTDLYWRMVKPVGFDPSKKYPTVVYVYGGPHAHNVDASWHYGSRSWETYMAQKGYLLFIIDNRGSENRGKAFEQATFRQLGQVEMRDQMQGVKYLKTLPFVDADRIGVHGWSFGGFMTISLITNYPETFKVGVAGGPVIDWKWYEAMYGERYMDTPETNPEGYAKTSLLPKAKELKGKLQIITGLNDPVVLPQHCLTFIKACIAAGTQPDFFVYPGEPHNMRGHQSVHLHERITQYFEDYLK from the coding sequence ATGAAGACTAAAAACCTAATTGTAAGTGCAGGATTGGCAATCGCAACCATGGGTATTGCATTGCCAGACAACGTTATGGCACAGAAAAAATTCACACTCGAAGACCTCAACTTCGGCGGTAAAAACTTTCAGAACATGCGGGCAGAAAACCGCTACACCACGTGGTGGGGCGACCAGATTGTGCATTTAGACAAGGACAAGTGCACTATTGTAAACCCAAACACACTGAAAGAGACTACATTATTCACGCTCGACGACATAAATAACATACCTTCAAAAAGTAATATCGACAGAACAGTACGCTCGTTGTACCAAGTTTCTTTTCCATCTGCCAACCAACCATTGGTTCAAATAGCTACTGGAAAAGAACTTTTAACCGTCAATTTCAAGACCAAATGGATTGAAGACGCCATCGAAATAGTGCCTGGCACACAGGTTCAAGCATATAATAAGGTGTCGGGGGCTATGGCTTACGTACTGAAAGACCAGTTGTTTGTTTGCGATAAAGCCGGAAACATCAACCAGCTTACTACCGATGGTTCGCGAAACATAGTGTATGGAGAAGCCGTACACCGCAACGAGTTTGGCATTAAGGGCGGTTTGTTCTGGAGTCCGTCGGGAAATCGCCTGGCATTCTACCGCATGGATCAAAGCATGGTAACCGATTATCCGCTCGTTCACATACCGGAAGTAGACTGGAAACCCGCAAAAGGCGAGTCGCGCATAGCTACTCCGGAACCCACGAAATACCCCATGGCAGGCGAGAAGACCCACAACGTAACCGTAGGAGTGTACGACATTAATACCAAGAAAACCATTTTCCTCGATGCAGGCGACCCTACTGACCGCTATTTCACCAACATTCAGTGGAGCCCGGACAGCAAAACCATTTACATGTTCGAACTAAACCGCGACCAGAACGACTGTCGTCTGGTGTCATACAATGCTGAAAGCGGCAAGCAAATAGCCGAATTGTATCGCGAAACCGACGCCAAGTACGTCGAACCAACCCATCCTATCCTCTTTTTGCCATGGAATGCCAACCAGTTTGTTATGCTTTCGCAGAAAGATGGCTACGCTCATCTCTACTTATTCAATAAAGACGGCAAGCGAATAAAACAGATAACAAAGGGCAATTGGGTGGTTATGGACGTATTAGGCTTTAACAACAAGGCGAAATCCATCGTCTATGTGTCTAACGAATGCAGCCCCATACAGCGCAATACATGGGCAGTGAACGTTGAGAATGGTACTCGCACCCTCTTGGATAATGGCAAAGGCTACCACTACGCAACGCTTAGCGATGGTGGAAAGTACCTTGTAGACAACTATACAGAGCCTGCTGTGCCTCGCAAAATAGACATAATAACCATCGGAACCAAGCGTCCAGCTATAAAGAACTGGCTTACTGCGAAAGACCCATGGGCGGGTTACAGTGTTCCGGAGTATAGTTCCGGCTCGCTGAAAGCCGACGATGGCACCACCGATTTGTACTGGCGAATGGTTAAGCCTGTAGGTTTCGACCCATCGAAGAAGTATCCTACCGTGGTGTATGTATATGGAGGACCACACGCCCACAACGTTGATGCGAGCTGGCATTACGGTTCTCGCTCTTGGGAAACCTACATGGCGCAGAAAGGATACTTGCTTTTCATCATCGACAATCGTGGAAGTGAAAATCGTGGAAAGGCGTTCGAGCAAGCCACTTTCCGCCAACTCGGTCAGGTAGAGATGCGCGACCAGATGCAAGGAGTCAAGTATCTGAAGACATTGCCCTTTGTTGATGCCGACCGCATAGGCGTTCATGGCTGGTCGTTCGGTGGTTTCATGACGATTTCGCTCATTACAAACTATCCCGAAACCTTCAAAGTGGGCGTTGCCGGAGGTCCTGTTATCGACTGGAAGTGGTACGAAGCCATGTACGGAGAACGCTATATGGACACACCGGAAACCAATCCGGAAGGCTATGCAAAGACTTCGCTCTTGCCAAAGGCAAAAGAATTGAAGGGTAAACTGCAGATTATTACTGGTTTAAACGACCCTGTAGTCTTGCCACAACACTGTCTCACGTTCATTAAGGCGTGCATTGCGGCAGGCACTCAGCCCGATTTCTTTGTGTATCCGGGTGAGCCTCACAACATGAGAGGACATCAAAGTGTTCACTTGCACGAAAGAATTACACAATATTTCGAAGACTATCTGAAGTAA